A region from the Variovorax sp. V93 genome encodes:
- a CDS encoding TIGR02270 family protein, whose protein sequence is MTTDTIARSAAAPMTLVVQRHAEESALLCNQRFFLAASGHTRLHHLWRLDDRLAAHLDGLAVARDAGSRACDEALARAGRGEVFAAIVLALENHDLPRIERLLAIAELLPDVRDAVALAGGWASGESLRGIAKDMLDSPHAFRRAVAIAACDFHMVDPGDALHAAVADADVVLRGQALRAAGECGRRDLAAVCIAALQDEDAGCRFWAARSAVLLGERHKPVHPLHDATLLPGTLHGRLALSLLFKLATPAQAAPLLAEMLDKPAHVRDAVRCAGTVGDTRLVPWLIARMEEPALARLAGEAFSTITGLDLAWLDLERKPPEGVESGPRDAPEDDDVAMDEDDGLPWPDPARISSWWAANGRGFVPGERYFLGQVPSWAHCVGVLKHGFQRQRLAAAEYLCLLRPGSKLFPTGAPAWRQQRWLDQWPDE, encoded by the coding sequence ATGACCACCGACACCATCGCACGCAGCGCGGCCGCGCCGATGACGCTCGTCGTGCAGCGCCATGCGGAGGAATCCGCGCTGCTGTGCAACCAGCGATTCTTCCTCGCCGCTTCCGGGCACACCAGGTTGCATCACCTGTGGCGCCTCGACGACAGGCTGGCCGCGCACCTGGACGGCCTGGCGGTGGCGCGCGATGCGGGCAGCAGGGCATGCGACGAGGCGCTCGCCCGCGCCGGGCGCGGCGAGGTGTTCGCGGCCATCGTTCTGGCGCTGGAGAACCACGACCTGCCGCGGATCGAACGCCTGCTGGCCATTGCCGAGCTGTTGCCCGATGTGCGCGATGCGGTCGCGCTGGCCGGCGGCTGGGCGTCGGGCGAGTCGCTGCGCGGCATTGCGAAGGACATGCTCGATTCGCCTCACGCATTTCGCCGCGCTGTCGCCATCGCCGCTTGCGACTTCCACATGGTCGACCCCGGCGATGCGCTGCACGCCGCCGTCGCCGATGCCGACGTGGTATTGCGCGGGCAGGCGTTGCGCGCCGCGGGCGAGTGCGGCAGGCGCGATCTCGCGGCCGTGTGCATCGCCGCGCTGCAAGACGAAGATGCCGGCTGCCGCTTCTGGGCCGCGCGCTCGGCCGTGCTGCTCGGCGAGCGCCACAAGCCCGTCCACCCGCTGCACGACGCAACGCTGCTGCCCGGAACGCTCCACGGCCGGCTCGCGCTGTCGCTGCTGTTCAAGCTCGCGACGCCTGCGCAGGCTGCGCCGCTGCTGGCGGAGATGCTCGACAAGCCCGCCCACGTGCGCGACGCCGTGCGCTGCGCGGGCACGGTGGGCGACACGCGGCTGGTGCCATGGCTCATCGCACGGATGGAAGAGCCGGCGCTCGCGCGTCTCGCGGGCGAAGCGTTCAGCACCATCACCGGCCTGGACCTGGCCTGGCTCGACCTGGAGCGCAAGCCTCCCGAGGGCGTCGAATCCGGTCCCCGCGACGCGCCGGAAGACGACGACGTCGCCATGGACGAGGACGACGGACTGCCTTGGCCCGATCCCGCGCGGATCAGCAGCTGGTGGGCCGCCAACGGGCGCGGCTTTGTGCCGGGCGAGCGTTATTTCCTGGGCCAGGTGCCGTCGTGGGCGCATTGCGTGGGTGTGCTGAAGCACGGCTTCCAGCGCCAGCGCCTGGCGGCCGCGGAATACCTCTGCCTGCTGCGCCCCGGCAGCAAGCTCTTTCCGACGGGAGCGCCGGCATGGCGCCAGCAGCGCTGGCTCGACCAGTGGCCGGACGAATAA